aggacagggaagcggctatggccagggcgctggagcaggacagggaagcggcgctggagcaggacagggaagcggctatggccagggcgctggagcaggacagggaagcggcgctggagcaggacagggaagcggctatggccagggcgctggagcaggacagggaagcggcgctggccagggcgctggagcaggacagggaagtggcgctggagcaggacagggaagcggctatggccagggcgctggagcaggacagggaagcggcgctggagcaggacagggaagcggctatggccagggcgctggagcaggacagggaagtggcgctggagcaggacagggaagcggctatggccagggcgctggagcaggacagggaagcggcgctggagcaggacagggaagcggcgctggagcaggacagggaagcggcgctggagcaggacagggaagcggcgctggagcaggacagggaagcggcgctggagcaggacagggaagcggcgctggagcaggacagggaagcggcgctggagcaggacagggaagcggcgctggagcaggacagggaagcggcgctggagcaggagcaggacagggaagcggccctggagcaggagcaggacagggaagcggcgctggagcaggagcaggacagggaagcggcgctggagcaggacagggaagcggcgctggagcaggacagggaagcggcgctggagcaggagcaggacagggaagcggcgctggccagggcgctggagcaggagccggacagggaagtggcgctggagcaggagcaggacagggaagtggcgctggagcaggagcaggacagggaagcggcgctggccagggcgctggagcaggagccggacagggaagtggcgctggagcaggagccggacagggaagtggcgctggagcaggagccggacagggaagtggcgctggagcaggagcaggacagggaagtggcgctggagcaggagcaggacagggaagtggcgctggagcaggagcaggacagggaagtggcgctggagcaggagccggacagggaagcggcgctggggcaggagccggacagggaagcggcgctggccagggctctggaggcggacagggaagcggcgctggggcaggagccggacagggaagcggcgctggggcaggagccggacagggaagcggcgctggggcaggagccggacagggaagcggcgctggccagggtgctggaacaggagcaggacagggaagtggcgctggagcaggagccggacagggaagtggcgctggagcaggacatggaagcggctatggccagggcgcaggagctggacacggaagcggcgctggagcaggagcaggacacggaagcggcactggagcaggacagggaagcggtggtggccagggagctggagcaggacagggaagcggcgctggagcaggacagggaagcggctatggccagggcgctggagcaggacagggaagcggcgctggagcaggacagggaagcggcgctggagcaggacagggaagcggctatggccagggagctggagcaggacagggcagcggcgctggagcaggacagggcagcggcgctggagcaggacagggcagcggcgctggagcaggacagggcagcggcgctggagcaggacagggaagcggcgctggagcaggacagggaagcggcgctggagcaggacagggaagcggctatggccagggcgctggagcaggacagggaagcggcgctggagcaggacagggaagcggctatggccagggcgctggagcaggacagggaagtggcgctggagcaggacagggaagcggctatggccagggcgctggagcaggacagggaagcggcgctggagcaggacagggaagcggctatggccagggcgctggagcaggacagggaagcggcgctggagcaggacagggaagcggcgctggagcaggacagggaagcggcgctggagcaggacagggaagcggcgctggagcaggacagggaagcggcgctggagctggacagggatgcggcgctggagcaggacagggaagcggctatggccagggcgctggagcaggacagggaagcggcgctggagcaggacagggaagcggctatggccagggcgctggagcaggacagggaagcggcgctggccagggcgctggagcaggacagggaagtggcgctggagcaggacagggaagcggctatggccagggcgctggagcaggacagggaagcggcgctggagcaggacagggaagcggctatggccagggcgctggagcaggacagggaagcggctatggccagggcgctggagcaggacagggaagcggcgctggagcaggacaaggaagcggctatggccagggcgctggagcaggagcaggacagggaagtggtcaaggGAAGTGTCGGGGATGTGGCAAAGGTCAATGTCGCCTTTAGGGACATGTTCATgggaattttgcataatactttCTGGGGGTCTTTTCCAATTCTTTTGTTCAGATGTCATGTTTTCCCTGTTTGCTCAAACTGTTTAGAAAGATTTTCTGACTCTCTCTACCACTACTAtcacctcaaataaataaaaaattgcttgatttgaagagtttgTGTTTGGTATCATTTTGCTCTCACATAACCGCTCTCTGGCATCAGTGCTGTAAGTTCCTCTCCCCGAGTACTGGACAATTAGCAAATTATGATCTATCTTTTTtgccaatttaaaagaactgttttgtgtatttaaatttattcttgggtagctgaatagtctgcagccattattccagttggAAGTCATTGtattatgccgatttggtgctctagaaaccTTTCATGAATGCTGAAATTGGTTCCATAAGTTCTTGTGATTCTTGAGGCAATACATTAAAGATGGCATGTTTCTAAGAGACGTCGATTCTTAAACAGTCGTCCTAATAAATATAGGAATAGCATAACCGATGTTACAGGTCAAAAGCTTATTGTGGACTTATAATTGGAATAAAGCTTGGCGTGTTTGTGAAAAATACGGTTTAAATAAAGTAAgaggctttatttaaaatgtttcatggtagggGTGTCGCGATATACCGATATTAGCATGTCCgcaatattttatatgaacagtTCTGTTATGATTACACCACGTTAATACTCCAGCGCCActacctggttgagctcccaggtggcagtattgtgtcTTAACGCTggcacctgtcacacaagaagacacAGCCACTCTGAGGAGAGCAGTGTTTCTCAGAGTAAGTTGCCATTCTTTTCCTAGTCCTAGActgggaaatgttatattaacctgttaacagcggttGTCTGTGTTCCtacatttaagtaaagggtgattttatttaataagtaccACGTTTTCTTTGCtcgtcttgtttttgtattttcaatcaatatggcctgtgcgtagctacgaaaaactgagcaaacacattgctacgttaaacttgtaaaatgttaagttggtcgcagtgccatgcacttaatgcctcatctgcggtcattcttcaatcaggttcattagttaacatataaatgacaaataataatgaacaatatttccacagcacttagttcatgctaatttcagcattagcttatgaattaataaaatctcaagttgtctttgtaaacattaatgttctgtgaactaacatgaacaatgaatgactctacacaatttattaatctttgtttgtcaataaaaataacgtattgttcactgttcgttcatgttaattaatacattaatgttaacaaaccatCTCATTGTAAGGAGTTACCATAAATATTTATTCCTCACTGTTGAACTTGACCATATTTTCTCTCTTGATATTTCATAGGAGCTACAAAGAagatggagaaagccagagtATTGTGTCCTGCGTTTATCCTTctgttcgttgggtgaaaaaggacaaactgaaagacaaaaaataatttgactaccgcccccccaaggtttctatagtaTATCGATAaggccacaataaccgtgatatgaaaaatctactatcgtgacagccctatttaATGGTATATGTGGCTAAAGTGTGTTAGAGATTTAATCTGGATCTTGATTATCCCTGCGATTTGTTTGGTCAATGGAACAGGAGtctatattatacatgtattttgtaattgtgtttatatgaatttttgttttttgggtggatgtgcaaaatgtaatggaaaaagtATTGCTTCCCAGTAAAATAACTTTGATACGTATGCGTTCAGatgaatgtaataactttttattattttgggtaaGGTATCGGTTCAAGCCAAATTTCATccattttcttcaggagacttgaggactaccgcaccagtttggagaacatcgttaataaaaacaagacttgtaatttttttttaatacagttgttgatttactgaataaatggtttgcacactcttgtacatttactgttgtaaattttgttctggataattttaagaaaaaaaaaaaaaaagattaagaagaACTGGCACGCACCGCTTCGGTCTGtctgatgtgacaaagacagtgcaccacacaaacagattttcaaccagagtctcgactgaacacaggaaatctcgcgagacttcagaataatcatggcggacgatatgcaggaagaaattgcaatgatagtgtttggaatgattttatacACGACACGTCgtataaacatttgtgctgttgccacaaatcaacaagatgatcctccatctctgctgtccgcaacaatttcactttgtgctgcgccatgacggcttcagtcttccatcatctcgctttctgattggatacggtttcgtttcacgtgataatctccagagcgtgcaCGCATTTTTCCTCGGGCTTcccccccacacatcaggattctgatcgtaaatattaaacgTGTTAAATATTTACGATTCGCGATCGGGGCGTCTCCGATGTTCTTCCGATCAGATtcggacactcttaacacacctcacGGCAAGAGAAAATCAGATAACATAATCTGTAGAACAGtcaagataatcgggacatagctaTGATTGTCGGAAGGGGAGAAATCGGCCCAAAATCAGACCGATTATCTTCTGGCGTGTACCCAGCGTAAATGTATGACATGGCTAGAACGTAGCATTCAGCAGGTCCAACCCCAATcatacacacctgaacaagctaatcaaggcatttcagattactagaaagctacaggcaggtgagtttgatcagggttggaattaACCTGTTTTCCTTCAATCTTTAAAATCCCATTTTACAGAAGTTGGTATTGCAGCAACAAGTAatcgttttagttttgtgttcttTGCGGTCTGCTTGTCCTGACGCACCGATTCActgcattttccagcagagatcacaggctgggaggatgacagctcgaatgtatttctcgttgattgctgtttttttctgtctgtttggatACTTCAGCATAGCTCGcgctattcaaagacgaaccacaggtgaaaagatctgttaatttcattacagaacctgaagaaatgcagaaatgagtGACTTTCAGTCTTTGAAAATAGTTAACATCGCTTATGAATGAGTAGTAGGTTTTAAACCGCTTTTGATATGAAGCAGACAAATGCATGAACTTTGAATTTCGGTTTGAGACCCATtgcaaaaccacagatttacaaaTGGTGAAACCGCACTCCCCTTATAATCCTCTTGAATTCTCTAGTGGATGGTTTCTGTCCGGAGAGGCTGATGGTCGAACCATCCCATCGAGGCtgttcctctgatgaagactgccctggagggcacaaatgctgtcgatttgaatttgggcctgtttgcgtgctgcctgttttcagtgagtttcagttaataatcGATGCTAAggctaaactcacacacacacacacacacacacatactagtaaCACTCTGGATTCAATGTAAGTCCTAAGCAGAGAGTTTGCCTTTAGTTGTTCTCTAAAGTCGGATTGAAATCATCCCTTGGGATGGCTTTAAGGACCGGatggatttacaaaataaaaaggaataatgcttcaaacagtggttctcaattccagtcccggGGACCCCTTGCTCGTCCCTTGCTAAAGCCATCCCTTTGCATGTCCCCCTTATTTAACACCCCAGATTGTGATCATCAGCTTGTCAGGAGAGAGATCCAGGAACTGGACCAACAAGCTGATGATTTCAATCCGGTGTGTTAAGTAAGGGTGTTCcatgactggaattgagaaccactgacttggaatggaattctttctttagataaaacttgccattcaccaaccctgatcaaagccgcctacctcagatttttctaatgatcccaaagacattgactgGCACTGATTAACATGCTCgggtgtgtttgactagggttggagctaaactctgcaggaatgtgGATCTCGAAGTCCAGATTTAAGGATCTCTGGTCTatatgcacaaactaaagctgactatctgtgttcaTGCAGTGAAGCCAGGTCAATGTCCCATACCGGAGATGATCCCACTCTGTGCTGATAGCTGTTtcaatgatggccagtgtcctgccacacagaaatgttgcccaaccaccggtggctttgcatgcagtgaaccgcgtggccagggaagaggtcaggcaacttgccatggaaacggttctggccagggaagcggctatggccagggcgcgggtcagggaagcggctatggccagggcgcgggtcagggaagcggct
The nucleotide sequence above comes from Carassius gibelio isolate Cgi1373 ecotype wild population from Czech Republic chromosome B3, carGib1.2-hapl.c, whole genome shotgun sequence. Encoded proteins:
- the LOC127951889 gene encoding fibroin heavy chain-like: MHKLKLTICVHAVKPGQCPIPEMIPLCADSCFNDGQCPATQKCCPTTGGFACSEPRGQGRGQATCHGNGSGQGSGYGQGAGQGSGYGQGAGQGSGYGQGAGQGSGYGQGAGQGAGQGSGYGQGAGQGAGQGSGYGQGAGQGAGQGSGYGQGAGQGSGFGQGAGQGAGQGSGYGLGSGYGQGAGAGQGSGAGVGQGSGYGQGAGAGQGSGYGQGAGAGQGSGYGQGAGAGQESGYGQGAGAGQGSGYGQGAGAGQGSGYGQGAGAGQGSGYGQGAGAGQGSGYGQGAGAGQGSGYGQGAGAGQGSGAGAGQGSGAGAGQGSGYGQGAGAGQGSGYGQGAGAGQGSGAGAGQGSGAGAGQGSGAGAGQGSGAGAGQGSGAGAGAGQGSGAGAGQGSGYGQGAGAGQGSGAGAGQGSGAGAGAGQGSGAGAGAGQGSGAGQGAGAGAGQGSGAGAGAGQGSGAGAGAGQGSGAGAGAGQGSGAGAGAGQGSGAGAGAGQGSGAGAGAGQGSGAGAGAGQGSGAGAGAGQGSGAGAGAGQGSGAGQGAGTGAGQGSGAGAGAGQGSGAGAGHGSGYGQGAGAGHGSGAGAGAGHGSGTGAGQGSGAGQGAGAGQGSGAGAGQGSGYGQGAGAGQGSGAGAGQGSGAGAGQGSGAGAGQGSGAGAGQGSGAGAGQGSGYGQGAGAGQGSGAGAGQGSGYGQGAGAGQGSGAGAGQGSGYGQGAGAGQGSGAGAGQGSGYGQGAGAGQGSGAGQGAGAGQGSGAGAGQGSGYGQGAGAGQGSGAGAGQGSGYGQGAGAGQGSGAGAGQGSGYGQGAGAGQGSGAGAGQGSGAGAGQGSGAGAGQGSGAGAGQGSGAGAGQGSGAGAGQGSGAGAGQGSGAGAGQGSGAGAGAGQGSGPGAGAGQGSGAGAGAGQGSGAGAGQGSGAGAGQGSGAGAGAGQGSGAGQGAGAGAGQGSGAGAGAGQGSGAGAGAGQGSGAGQGAGAGAGQGSGAGAGAGQGSGAGAGAGQGSGAGAGAGQGSGAGAGAGQGSGAGAGAGQGSGAGAGAGQGSGAGAGAGQGSGAGQGSGGGQGSGAGAGAGQGSGAGAGAGQGSGAGAGAGQGSGAGQGAGTGAGQGSGAGAGAGQGSGAGAGHGSGYGQGAGAGHGSGAGAGAGHGSGTGAGQGSGGGQGAGAGQGSGAGAGQGSGYGQGAGAGQGSGAGAGQGSGAGAGQGSGYGQGAGAGQGSGAGAGQGSGAGAGQGSGAGAGQGSGAGAGQGSGAGAGQGSGAGAGQGSGYGQGAGAGQGSGAGAGQGSGYGQGAGAGQGSGAGAGQGSGYGQGAGAGQGSGAGAGQGSGYGQGAGAGQGSGAGAGQGSGAGAGQGSGAGAGQGSGAGAGQGSGAGAGQGCGAGAGQGSGYGQGAGAGQGSGAGAGQGSGYGQGAGAGQGSGAGQGAGAGQGSGAGAGQGSGYGQGAGAGQGSGAGAGQGSGYGQGAGAGQGSGYGQGAGAGQGSGAGAGQGSGYGQGAGAGAGQGSGQGKCRGCGKGQCRL